In Lapillicoccus jejuensis, the DNA window CCGCTGGCCACCGACCCCGGCGTCGGCGACCTCGTCGGCGCCGTCGCCTCGGGCACCCTCGACTCCTCGTCCGGCGCCGGCCTCGGCGACCGGCTCGCCGACCTCGGGGTCGGCTTCGTCAGCCTGGGCGGCGACTCCGGCCTCACCCTCACCCGCAGCCTCGACGCGGCCGCCGGCCTGGCCCGGCTCGGCAGCGGCGACGGCCGCACCCTGTGGCGGGTGCTGCCGCGCACCTCCGCCGACCGGGCCGCCGGCGCCCCGCTGGCGCCGTCCCGGGTCCGCGTCGACGACGCCTCCGGCCGGCCGCTGCAGGCGCTCCCGGTGACCGGACCGCACGGCGCGGTCGACGTGGACCTGCCCGCCGGGGCGAGCGGACGCCGGCTCGTCCTCGCGGAGTCGCCCGACTGGACCGCCCACGCGACGGTCACCGTCGACGGGCGGCGGCTCGCCGCGCAGCCCGGCTCGGGGACGCCGTCGTACGTGCTCCCCGCGGACGGCGGGCGCCTCGTCGTCGACCTCCCGCCGACCACGGAGGGCTGGTTCCTCGCGCAGCTGGCCCTGCTGGCCGTCGTGCTGTTCCTCGCCGTGCCCTTCGGCACCCGACGCAGCCGGAGGCTGTCGTGAGCCACCGCTTGACCGGACCCGTGCGGGCCGTCCTCCTCGCCGCCGCCACCGCCGGTCTCGTCGTCGGGGCCGCCCGCGTCCCCGGTGTCGTCCAGGTCGCGCCGCCCGCGGGCACCGCCGCCGCGGCGGCCGCCGCCTCCGCCGCCCCGGCGGGGGCCGCGGGCTCCGCCGCGGGGGCGCTGCGCCCCGTCACCTCCGCCACCCTCGTCTGCGCCGGCCCCGAGACCGAGGGGCTGTCCGCCGTCCCCGCCGACGGCGGGGCGACCACCGTCCTCGCCGCCGCCGCCCCGGCGCGCGCCCTCGGCGGGGTGCGGCCGACCGGGAGCGCCGGCACCCTGCGCCTGCGCACGCCGTCGACGACGGCCGCCACGGCCACCGCGCGGGGCAGCCTGCTGCGCACGACGGTCACCGGCGCGACCCCCGTCGAGGTCGTCGCCGGCGGCGCGCTCGCCCCGGGCGTGGCCGCCGTCCAGACCTGGCTGCGCACCGACTCCGACGCCCGCGGGCTCTCCGCGGCGCCCTGCCAGGCCGCCCGGGCCGAGTCGTGGCTCGTCGCCGGCGGCGGGCAGAGCACCCGCCGGGAGCGCCTCGTCCTGGTCAACCCCGGCGCCAACCCCGTCACCGCGGACGTCGAGGTGCTCGGCGCCGCCGGCGTCCTCGCGACCTCCGGTGGCCAGGACGTCGCCGTCCCCCCGCACGGGCGCACCTCGCTGCTGCTCGACGCGCTCGTCGGGGGCGAGGAGTCCCCGGTGGTGCACGTCACCGCGTCCGGCGGCGTCCTCGGCGCCGTCCTCGCCGACAGCTGGGTCGACGGCGCGGTGCCGCGCGGCGGCGACGACGCCGTCCCGTCGGCCGCCCCCAGCACCCAGCAGGTCATCCCGGCCGCGTCGTTCGCGGGGCCGGCGCACCTGCGGATCGCCGTCCCCGGCGACGCCGAGGCGGTCGTTCAGGCGCGCGTGCTCGCCGCCGACGGCCCGCACCCGCTGCCGGTCAGCCCGGTCGTGCGGGTCAAGGGCCACCACGTCCTCGACATCGACCTCGGCTCGCTCCCGTCGGCCACCGACGCCGTCGAGCTGCGCTCGGACCACCCGGTCGTCGCGGGCCTCATGCTCGAGCGGCGCGGCGCGGCCGCCGGCGACCCGTCGGACCTCGCCTGGGTCACCTCGACCGACCCCGTCACCTCGACGGCGGGGGTCCCGCTGTCGGCCGAGCTCGACGGCGTGCTCACGCTCGTCGCCACCGGCGGTCCGGCGCGGGCCACGGTGACCACGGTCGACGCGGCCGGCGCCGCGCGGTCGAGCACGGTCGACGTGCCGGTCGACAGCACCGTCGCCGTCGGGGTCCGCGGGCCCGGCTCGGTGTGGGTCACCCGGGTCTCCGGCACGCTGCGCGCCGGGGTGGCGCTGCGGGTCCAGGACGACCGGGCCCGCAAGGGCCAGGGCCCGCTCTTCACCGCCTTCGGGCTGCCGCCCGCCGCCGTGACGACGACGCAGGTGCCGGTCCGCCGGGTCGGCTGACCCCGCGGGGGGCGCGGTCAGTCCTCCTCGTCACCCAGCTCGGGGTCGAGCTCCTCGGGGCGCACCCCGAGCAGGCCGGCCAGCTGCTCGGTGACGACCTCGGCGACGAGCGCCGCCAGCTCGCGCTGTCCCTGCACGCGGGTCTCGACGGGTCGGCGGTAGACGACCACGCGGGCCGCCTCCGAGCCGGTGGCGGGGAACAGCCGCCCGAGGGGGACCTCCGCGTGCTCCCACGGCGCCGGGTCGGAGGGCGGGACGTCCTCGACCGCGAGCTCCACCGGCGGGAACGGGCCGCTCCAGCGGTCCTCGACCCGGCCGGCGGCGTCGAGGACGAGGTCGTCGAAGCGCTCGGCCCGTGAGGCCATCGCCGGAACGGGGGGCCAGGCCATCGGTCCGCGCACCCCGCGACCGCGCCGGTCGCGGCGGCTGCGCCGCGGTCCGCCGCTCGCCGT includes these proteins:
- a CDS encoding DUF5719 family protein, with protein sequence MSHRLTGPVRAVLLAAATAGLVVGAARVPGVVQVAPPAGTAAAAAAASAAPAGAAGSAAGALRPVTSATLVCAGPETEGLSAVPADGGATTVLAAAAPARALGGVRPTGSAGTLRLRTPSTTAATATARGSLLRTTVTGATPVEVVAGGALAPGVAAVQTWLRTDSDARGLSAAPCQAARAESWLVAGGGQSTRRERLVLVNPGANPVTADVEVLGAAGVLATSGGQDVAVPPHGRTSLLLDALVGGEESPVVHVTASGGVLGAVLADSWVDGAVPRGGDDAVPSAAPSTQQVIPAASFAGPAHLRIAVPGDAEAVVQARVLAADGPHPLPVSPVVRVKGHHVLDIDLGSLPSATDAVELRSDHPVVAGLMLERRGAAAGDPSDLAWVTSTDPVTSTAGVPLSAELDGVLTLVATGGPARATVTTVDAAGAARSSTVDVPVDSTVAVGVRGPGSVWVTRVSGTLRAGVALRVQDDRARKGQGPLFTAFGLPPAAVTTTQVPVRRVG
- a CDS encoding metallopeptidase family protein; translation: MGSTGATASGGPRRSRRDRRGRGVRGPMAWPPVPAMASRAERFDDLVLDAAGRVEDRWSGPFPPVELAVEDVPPSDPAPWEHAEVPLGRLFPATGSEAARVVVYRRPVETRVQGQRELAALVAEVVTEQLAGLLGVRPEELDPELGDEED